CAAAAGCATTCGAAATCCCATCAACCATAAACCTAAAACCACCACCAATGGAACGCCACAAATCATTTGATGATGATGATTACACTGCAACTGCAAAACCTGTGGTTCCTAAAAAAGTAAGCATAGCTCCAACGAATGCAACATCCTATTCAATAGCAGATCTTCAAATAGCTACAGATAGCTTTAGTGCTGATAACCTTGTGGGAGAGGGGTCTACTGGACGTGTTTTTCGTGCTCAGTTTGAAGATGGAAAAGTTGTTGCTGTGAAGAAGATAAATTCATCTGCTTTACCTGGTCGTTTATCGGAAGATTTTATTGATATAGTTTCAGATGTATCAAGGTTACGTCATCCAAATGTGACAGAGCTTGTTGGGTATTGCACTGAACATGGGCAGCATCTTCTAGTATACGAGTTTCTTAAAAATGGTTCTTTGTATGATTTTCTGCATCTCTCAGATGAATACAGCAAACCGTTAACATGGAATAGCCGTGTCAAGATTGCTTTAGGGGCAGCACGAGCATTGGAGTAAGTTTTTATGTACAAAAATTTTACTAATGCCTTTCTTACTGTTGGGAAAATAGTCTTAAAGAATATACGTGGAAAACTCCAAAACCGAAGAAAAACCACGGGCATCCAGATAGACATATTCACTATATAACAAATTGTTACAATCACATTGGACTCCTTTTTCACAATCTAACAGTGTGGGATGAATTCCTAGTTTGATATTATTTAAACAAAACTCAACACTGACATGATTTTCTCCACAGATATCTACATGAAGTATGCTCGCCATCCATtgttcataaaaatataaaatcagGCAACATTTTATTGGACTCAGAGCTCAATCCTCACCTCTCAGACTGTGGTTTAGCAAGCCTTGTTCCAAATGCAGACCAGGAATTGGACAACAATGGTGGTTCTGGATACAGTGCACCAGAGGTTTCCATGTCTGGTCAGTACACCATCAAAAGTGATGTCTATGGTTTTGGTGTCACCATGTTGGAACTGCTCACTGGAAGAAAACCATTTGATAGGTAAACTtatcaataataataatgatacactttttttttgtgtgtgtgtataattatATATGATGGTATTTGATTTGCACAGTTCAAGGACAAGATCTGAACAGTCTTTGGTGCGATGGGCAACACCTCAGCTACATGACATTGATGCTCTTGCAAAGATGGTTGATCCTGCACTCAAAGGATTGTATCCGGTTAAATCCCTCTCTAGGTTTGCAGATGTGATTGCTTTATGTGTACaggtaatttatttattttttgataaatatttGTAACTTTTATGTCAAGTTTAAGAGATGATGCATTATATAAGATTTAGACTGATGGTGTTTGATTGTGGATTGATGTGACAGCCTGAGCCGGAGTTTAGGCCGCCAATGTCTGAAGTGGTTCAGGCGTTGGTTCGACTTGTTCAGAGGGCAAACATGAGCAAGAGGACTGTTGGTAATGATCGATCTGATAATAGCCAGGATGCTCAGGAGTTTGAGGGTTAATTGAAGATGTGCAAATGAGATTGAGATTTAATTATGGAGAGGACAATTCTTGGGGAAATGGAGTTTGCTCATTTGTCTTTGTTGTTGTATCTCTTGTGTCTACTGTGTCGGTTTCTTTTAATTATATTGTGTTGTTGGATTTCATGGGATTCTTTGTAAAATAGTGAAACGAATTGTTTATATACCACCAAGTTAACTTCATCCGTAAATTTGagttgtttgtttgttttgtttctaAACCCTGTGGTTATGTTGGATGAATATTCACATCAATAACGTGCAATATAGAAATCTTTTTGGATGTTATTCTTAATCCAAGTGTCCCGTATAGGCTTCAACCATCTATGTTCTCGTTCAATGTTTTTCTTTGAATTATATTATTTTACCGGCTATTTCTTTGTTCTTCTTGAGTTACACAATCAAGAACCTTGTCATTGATTTGGATATGCTTTAGGGTCTGGTCTCTTTATTTTTCTTGTTCATCTTCTCTTCTTCGGTCGGAAGTGGTCAACATAAACTCATTTCTTTCTTGATgttaaaaagacaaaaaaaaaatcacaatggGTTAATTTCATAAAAGACcttacattttatattttttttcctaattttttttttaccccATAACCAAACAGAACAAATATAATGTATAAATACTAAGATAACAATGTCCAACAAACACAAACAATATGGAAACAAACAACAATAACGAGACAAGAGATTTAATATGGTTCTACAACCGAACAGAATGTGTACATCTAAAAGGTGAGATGATATCATGTATGTTACACAATCATATTGGGATTACTACACTTACAAAGTGTACAATTGATGATCAAAAgcaagaaaaatcatcaaaaattgtgtaggagagagaaagaagaactgacctaaaatgattaaaatctgatttttttaaagaaaaaaatatatctaGAGAAAATGACGGTTTGTTATTTCAGTTGGTCATTCGGTAAAAAATCGTCACTTCAAGTGATGACCAAGTGACAATTCTTGTTTGTTTCACAAAATCCAAATCATGACCACTTCAAGTGGCCAGCAAATTGCGATTTGATGTTGTAGAGAATTTCTTCTATGATCTTCAAACCGGTTGTGTGTCAAAAATCACAACAATAGGCAAAACTAGAACAAGACTTATCAAAATGATAAAATCACTAGATTGTCATTGTCCTATAATGTTGCAAATATTTACAAGttttttagtatataataattattaatgaaatattttttttagtaCATAATAATTATTAATGAAATATCCTTGGTCAAAATTAAGCAGGCCCCTTCTTTTTCATCTCACTTCGTCGTCTCCTCCGCATCTTCTTTACCACTCGATAGTAAGCCTTTATCGTCGGAAGTGTTGTGGGCATTTGATTTTGTGTCGATTCACTAAAATCTTCCTGATATGATCCAACAATGATCTAAATAAGAACTCGAAATCTTAAATAAACCGTGTTTGTGGTAATGTCTTAGATAGCTTACCAATTTACAATTTGATTTTTGACATTGTTTAAAAGATGGAGTAAAGATCGTGATTTTTGAGGACACTTTCGTCAAGCCTTGGACATTATTAAACTTTATTTATctttaatcaagaaaaaaaatagcCATTTAGATTTCAAGCAATCAAAGGGGTATATGAATATCCATCAAGACAAGATTCACTAAGCAAACACAAATATAACATTAATCAACAGTTTGTAGTTTGTTCGTTCCCATCTCGCCTTAAAAAATGTTCAACTAACCACAACATAGGCAATATGAAAAACACAAGACACAATCCAACATCTCAACAACCTTAAAAAACATATAACAAGTTCATGTCCATGTCTTTGGTTTCCTGCAGTCAAATCAGTAAGTTAGTTGTACACCATGTACTTGGGTGTGGCACTAAACTTCTGATACCCCTTAATCACTTTATTAACCGCATCAAGAAAATCCTTCTCAGTCACTGTCTTCCTTCTTGCTCTAATTGCATACATTCCAGCCTCAGTACACACACTCCTTATATCAGCACCTAAATCACAAAACCAATCCCTCAACTTTAACTAATTAACTCAAATCACCccccaaaagaaaaaaaaaaaaaaaatacccgTAGAATTCGGGCAAAGACGAGCCAAAAGCTCAAACCGAACATCCCTTTCACAGTTCATAGTCCGTGTATGAATCTTGAAAATCTGTGTCCTACTTTCCATATCCGGAAGCCCAAACTCCACTTTCCTATCCAGTCTCCCAGGTCGCAAAAGCGCAGGGTCCAATGTGTCAGGTCTGAAAGTATTCAACCAAATATGAGGAAAAACAAACTTACAGGGTGTAAATTGTAAAtattgactatatatatatatatatatacctatttGTAGCCATGAGAACTTTAATGTTACCACGAGCATCAAATCCATCGAGCTGATTCACAATTTCAAGCATGGTTCTTTGAACCTCATTGTCCCCACCTGCCCCATCATCAAATCTAGCACCACCAATTGCATCCACTTCATCAAAGAAAACAATGCAAGCCTTTTTGGATCTTGCCATCTGTCAAATCACAAGAGAGAGTTAATTAAAAAAGGGTGTGTTTGGTAACAAATTTGAAAAGTATAGGGACTGTAAATGTAAACCTGGAATAATTCGCGAACCATGCGAGCACCTTCACCAACATACTTTTGAACAAGTTCACTTCCAATTACACGAATAAAACACGCATCAGTTCTATTAGCAACTGCTCTTGCTAAAAGTGTTTTCCCAGTTCCAGGTGGGCCATAGCAGAGGACACCTTTTGGAGGGTCAATTCCAAGTTTTACAAATTTCTCGGGGTGGAGCATGGGTAACTCAACAACCTATAAATCATAAATTATTATTAAAGTAAAGATTTTTGGTTTGTATTTAATATGCATAATGGGAATGTATACTATAAACAGTTATAAACATAACATACCTCTCTCATTTTCTCAATTTGTTCTTTACATCCACCAACATCATTGTATGTGACATCTGGCTTTTCTTCCACTGTCATCATTGTTACACTGGGGTCAATCTTGGGAGGTAAAGGAATCTGAATCTGGTATTTGTTTCTGTCAACACTGCAAGAAAAATAGAGATCAAAATCAaaatatgaaagaaaaaaaaaagaattaagaaATTGGATGAATATTGAATAATGATGTTACCCAACACGCATGCCTTCTTCAATATCAGTGGGTGAAACTTTGTCTCCCAATCCAACAACAAACTGCAGATTTATAGAaacataatgtttgtaatttctGTTTGTAATATTTGTTTAAGAAGTTGTATAAAGTACACACCTTTGCGATTTGTTTGACATTGATAACGTATTTGGCATCTTCAGTGTTGGGGTTGATAATCTTTGTGCATCTTGCTACCTGGTTGCAACAAGATAATAAGGGTTATTGTTATTAAGTGAAAAGAGAGGATaagaaaatgtaaagttttttttaatgatttttatagTAGGTGAACCTGAAGAGGTTGTTCCTCTTGCATCATTTGTTTATCAGAAACAAGATCCCATTGGCTAGGTGCAGCTAAACCAGTGTCAGACTCCTTAATACCTACCAAAGTTAAAGGAGAAACAAATTCAGGATAAATCTTGATATAAAGCTCAGTTGTATCAGAAATGAGTTATAATAAACATACCACATAGATCATTGATCCTTTTGGACATTTCTTTCACATCCTTCTCTGCTTTCTTGATGCTATTGGAATAAGGCCCGAGTCCCTGTATTTACATTCCTCATTGAAGTCAGTTAAGTATCCTtggatatttttaatttttaatcaaTAAATAAATGAAATCCATGGGGAAAAGTGCATGCATTGCATGCTATTGAGCTCTagtgaaaaacttgctcctgtcAATGGACAAGGCTTTATAAAGGAGCCATCTTGTATAAAAGTCATTGCAAAGACTTGTTTTTATGTTTAAAACTTCAAACACAGTATTTACCACAATAGGGAGACCACAATGCACCAATAACTATTAGATCAGTGCCCTTAAATTCTAGTCAGAAAATCAATGTCAAACTAATTTGAATAAACTTTGGACAATGGTACATGAATCCCAAATCCCAACAACCGAAGCCAAAATCAAACCACAAGGGGACTCAACACAAACAAAATGTTCATTCTGTTTACCCATTAACTTAATTCTTACAGAATTAAAACAAAATCTATAACTTATGTAACAATTTACAGCAAAAATATTACAAAAGCCGTGCTTCTATCCACATGAAAACGGGTTAAAAACAAAGGCAGCCTTAACTAGAGCTTATGTTCATCTAATTGCTAGCACTAATGTCAGATAAGCAATCCCTCAAAGAACTAACTCTTCGTCccatcaacaatgatttggatacaGTGAAAATTAAAGATTATCTACTTTGAGCATTTGGGTAAAGAAGTTCTAAGTCCCTGAATCTATAACAGCAGAATTTCGTGAAATAGTATTGCTAGATAAGTAATAAAACTATTGAGGAACTGCATAAATAGCATCGAAGAGCAACTAGGTCAAATTTGACAGAAATGAGATTTTACTCACATAAGTTTTGAGCAGAGCGATGTCGTCTTCATCAAGAGGTCGAGGGTTCTTCTCGTCCTTGATCTCATCTTCTATGTCAGTCGGCATCCCTTCTTTTCTTCTCGCTTCTCGCCGGAAAGAGTGTCTGTTTTTCCAATCTCAGGTGGAACAAATACTTGTCTTGAGAAACAAATAAACTCAGAGACAGAGAGGGGCTTGATTTGAAGTTTGAGCATTGTGTATTCTTATTTATAATTAGAAACGTTACATGAATACCCCCTTGGATTTTGTTATTTCTCATTCTGATCCCTCAAGTCATTAACTCCTGTTTCTAATATGGATTAAGTACTCCATATCCATCCTAAAACAAATGTAGCTATTATTTCATATAAATTCAAGAActcttgtttgttttttttatttttatttttatatatataaattaaaatggTGAGTTTAATGCTTTTGGAAAAGATTCATTTGAGTCTAGATTTCTAATGTCTTTGACATTGCATTTGAGGTTGTACTgctaaaaaatcaaaatcatttgTAAGAAATGTTTATTAGTTTGTTATAAATTATGAATTGATACCGctaataagttttttttaatgGTATTAATGTATTGactgaaataaatattttttaataggtTAGTTCACTTATTTGAAAATGCATATAGTATTATAGGTGGAAACTACATTATATTTTACCATTGTTTTAACCCCAAAAAGTCATATGAGTTGTAGCattgtttttctttttcattacCAAGCAACAAACATACAAATTTATCATTTTTTCTTTATTGGTCAATTTTACTTATCAGCTTATTGTGTTTTGTTACCGCGTAAACtaatttaaacatttttttttttctgaatttcATTTTAATACCGCATAAACTaaatcccaaacaccccctaaaatgTTGTATGTTATTCCGAAAAATACATTGAATATGCAGTTTTGAGTTTGGACTTTAGGAGAAAAAAATAAGCAATTTTCACTTGCATGTTCTTGAGTGGAAAGAAATGACAATAAAATTGTACTATGTCTTAATTTTTTTCCTTTCTTCTTGAGTCAATAAGAACGGAAAAAAAGTGATGAATTTCCAATTAAATCCTTAGATTCATAAAGATTTGTTTAATATTGGAGAaaaatgtaaataatgttattgaaGAGTAAACACCACCTTTTATCCACCTTAAGACATACGTCCCTACAGCTTTTTTCAGCAAAATGAAAGTACTAATTCCATGATATagaagttgaaaatgaaaatgctataaaaaggaaaaatgaaagtacaacactataataagaaaaaagaaaaagaaagtacattgctatttcttttaTTTAGCCCAAATTTAAAAAGAAGCTCTTGAACTTGATTTAAACCCAAACAAGGTTGCACCACAAAAACACTCAACCAAGCTCCACTCCAAATTGAATCAAAAAATGAACAAGTGTACACCAAATAACAAGTTCTCTAAATCTAACACTATCCTCATCATATCTTACAATATAAGTAActtttactaaaatacccttcattCATCTCCTGCAATAAAATTTGGCAATTCACCCTCACACAAATACTCATCACATACAGAGGCTGTCCCCCACCCTCTTCTTAACCGAATAATATCCTCTGTAAATGTCGACCCTGGTGCTCCAATGAACACACCAGACAATGCAGAAATAGTCTTATCAAGCATCGCCTCCACCTGAAAACCATCAAATATTTCACCCCATCTGTAATATGTAATCAACCTTCATATAAAGAGAAAACAGTTGATAAACATATACTAACCTGAGGATCTCCATCAAGTTTTTTTCTATACAATAAAGCATCCCATTTTTCAGCTGAATTACGAGGTGGACGTGTAATAAGCGGCACAGTTTTCCCATTTAATGTAACAAGTGATTGCAATAAACCAGTTTCACTCTCTGCAGCATCTGTAGATAAATATATTACTGGTATATTGGCTCTTTCAACAAGCCGTGTAATACATTCAGCAGCTTGAGGAATTGGGAAAAAACAGCTTGGATTCTTCGCATTGCTGAAAAGACAGTTATACTGTTATTGTTATACAACATTTATGCAAACCAATAATCAATATGaatatattttgagttttgatatACTACATACCAAAATTTCAAGAACCCATGTCGCCTGAAGTGAAGTGCAATGAATTTATCTCCTAAAAATGTTTGGATGAAGCGTTGAGCAGTTAACAAGATAACTCGGCTGGGTTCGATTAATGTCTGACAGATGTGAGCAATAGGGCCACCTGGTTGCATCACCCATTCTTTCTCCACATCAGCAAAGAACACGTCTCCAATGGCAAGAACATCATCGTTGGTGGAGAACTTTTCGATTACTTCTTGTTTGGTTCTGTCTGTTGGCTTCTTTACATCCTCAGTCCATACTGTTTTAAGCTCGCTCATGGAGACGCCTATGGCTTTTAGCTTCTTTACATGCTCATCGTCAACGTAACAAGGTTGGGGTGATGAGAAGTAACAGAGGACTTTGTCTATGTGCATATGGTTTTTCTTGCGATCGGAAAACTCTTCGAATGTGATTACAACTTCTTTTCCTAAGCATTTGTTGATGTGATCGATGTCTAGCACTCTGTTAAACTCGTAATCGACTTTGGAACTGGGGATGATTAAGATACGGTTGAGTACAGCAGCGAAGAACATGTGTTTCTCTAAGCAAATCAAGTGGTTGGACATTTGGCCTGATGTGCAAATGGCGAACAGATACTTATCTTGTTTGGGCTTCCACTCGATTGTTCTTCTTTGTGATAATCTCTGATCGACTTTCCGGCAAGTAGTTAAACCGGAAAGAGTAGGGTCTGTAACATTATGGTCATTGGAATCTAACCAATTCCCAAACTGATGAGACGACAATAACGCTTGCTGAATTTTCTTATTCAATGAAATCTGATCAATAAGAGCAGATCTAAGATCTTGGATTGAGTTCGAGGAAGTGGAAACGGAAGTGGAGTTCAAATTGGGCATTGAAGTACGGTTCCATAAATCAATTAGGCCTGATTGCTGCTGTTTTAACAAGTATAAAGCTCGTAATTCGGACTCACGCATCAAATTAGAAGCAACCGCACCGGTTTGGAAAGAATCGGAAGAGGGATTTGTGCGGAATAGGGATTTGAAATCGGCGGTGAAATAAATGAAGATGATGAGGAGAGGGAGAGTAATAGCGAAGATGTACCTTTTATTGAAGATTAAATTGCGAACATTGTTAGATTGAGAGGAGTGACGGGGGCTCTTGAACTGGTGGTGATCGTCTTCGTCGATCTGGAAGGTGGAAGGGCGTGGAGATTTAGGAATTGTGTCATTTTGATGAATTAAATGACGGCGATCTTCTTCGTCGTCGGAAGATTCTCTATCCATTATTGCTGTAACGAGTGTAAGCTGCTGAGACTGATTAGTGAGTAGTAGTGTCACAGTGGTGGTGGGTGGCCGGCGAAGGAGGAGGAGGGAGGTGAAAGGTGGTTAATAGTGTGAGATCCGGTTGAGTTGTTACGCAACATCATTGCTAGAAAGGGTGTAAATCAAGAAATTTATTAGGTAATTTCTTCTCTGGCATCCAACCAACCAAACCGTTGCTATCTCGTATTCATAGCatcttcaaaaaaataaaaaataaaaaataaaaaatctataATTTTATTCCATATACAGGGCCGGTAGCCAGGGCAAGCTGCGTCTCCGGCGAGGCGGCGACCACCTTAGATTCTTGGGATTTCCGTTTGCGAATTACGAGTGGAATTGAAGTATTTCAAAAATAATTGGAATCAGATTATCATTTTGCGTGAACAATTGAAATAGATCACCGACTGTGGTTATggtttggtttgaaatttttaaAAGTTGGAATCCGATGAAATTTGCCGATTGATAAGACTGGTAGGTGTATTGAGAAAAGGATAAAAAAATGGCGTTATAAGAAGTGATGGTGGTAACGGAAACAACATGCATGCTAATAACGTCTAATAACAAAAACGACGGACGGTGTTTGCGTGTTATAACACCTAATAATGTCCTTTGATGCGTTGCCCATACCCACCCCTCTAATGATATGTATCACCGATAGAGATGAAAGTGGGTCTAAATCTGGTCCGATTGGACTCGgacctggaaatccagaaaacCAGAATTGACGGATTATAAGATCCGAGAACCGGACCGATATAAAAGAATTGGTTTCGGGGTATCAGGTTGGATAAAGTGGTTATGAAACTGGTTGAAACCGAAAATTACAAATTGGACCGGTTTTATGTATTAGACCCGGATGGACCCGGAAATATAAATGCAACAAATTACATATTAGCTTctcataaaaaatagaaaaataaatacATGTTAGCTTCTCCTGCAAAGTGTGAAATAATAAATACATAAGCATAACATGTAATGAAAAggaaaaaaatagatttttttggCAACAAGCTACGGATTCACAACATTTTTTGGAGCTGCAATCTGTATCGACAACAAAATGAATgcaatttatattatatttttcttGACGGCAATCAGTAAttaatttttataagaaaatattgtTGCTTCATGCTCGGttgaaacaaaataaaaaaaatggcaAGTTTTTTTTTGAGGGCGGTTTTCCTCGATTTGTGAAggcaaaaagagaaaaaaatggctaaaagctctCGTAATATAACAACAGAAAATGTTTTTTTTCGTTGCACACTCTCAATTCATGGGTAATTTTTTTCATTTAGCAATTGTTTGGGACTGAAATATAATGTTTTCCTTAAAACATTATTGTTATTTGTCATCAGTTATACAATTGTTTTGCAAGAGACGGAGACATTGCAATATACTTTATATTTTGCTTGTGAAGGAAGGTGACATAGGAGATTGATGTAAGGAATAAAAATTGATATGTAATAAAAAAAACTCTCTACATTCGGAATCTTTATTAGCATAAACCCAGTTCCGGCCCAATTATCCGGTTCCACTTCTTTTACCCATTTCCGGTTCCTTTGCTCGGTTTACCCAGACTCGATAGAACCATACCTGAAATACTCGAAACCCAAATAAAACTATTATTAAAACCCAAACCGGTTTAGTATATTCCGGTTCAACCGATTTCGGTTTTCCGATTTTAAATCTCATCCCTAATTACTAGTATAGAGCCCATGTGCAATTGTgttttgtataaatatggcatatttacttatttattattgtatttttctgttggattttgggttaatAAGAACAAAATATTTATACGATtttatgtcgctttataatttatgtaaatttagggtttttattatatactagtttataacccgtgagaaccacagttacaaaattaattaaattttcatagtaAAACTCAAAagtattaatcaattattttaaataaattattaattaagagattttttcgttatataaaattataatctttgatttaaataaatatgtgtctTTATAacatgtattaattttattttaaattttattctaaagttattaatttagtgtaattaaagtgagaaatttaaaatttgaattttgaaatagagaatcaataggttgacaagtggtaTGTCATTAATTAAGAGACCTAATAGGGTGACATATGACAAAATGAGAATAAACTTATTCTTTTATTACAACAGGAATTGGTTTAGCGTTTTTTATAGATTATCTCAATACATAATTACAAAGGGTAAGTTATATACTCTACATGATTGATGTGGTAACGCTATTCAAATATGGTTTCAGTAGCATGGAaggtatttttggtgtttttatttacttttaaataCGAATGAGTATGGGATATAACAGTATCGAATCAGTGCCGACTCAAAAATCCCGAATATCGAAATAGATGAAAAACGATGTTGAGTACTATACTAACTAACATTACTGATACCGGGAATGATATCAATTTTCGGTACTAACATTGGTACAGATGGTACCGAATCCCAAATTTCATGATTTTAGAGTATTGTATACCGTCTTATGTGTTTAAATTCGGTACCAGTACGAGATTGAGATTTAGTACTAAATGCTCATCCCAACTTTTAAAGTTATTGACTTAGTCATGTTAGCTGTTGCAAGTATTGGGTAGCTTCCGATTAGTGAATAGTTATTTCATGCATTTTCGATTTCCATGTAAGCCATATATGACCCATGTTATTTGCATTATCTTCTGATTTGAACGAAGTCGTAGTTCTTCTTCAAAA
The genomic region above belongs to Lactuca sativa cultivar Salinas chromosome 4, Lsat_Salinas_v11, whole genome shotgun sequence and contains:
- the LOC111915316 gene encoding protein STRUBBELIG-RECEPTOR FAMILY 7, coding for MRVSTPLLFIFLVLGSSSINGDTDPNDASALRVMYQSLNSPGQLTKWTANGGDPCGDHWKGVTCSGSRVTEIDLSGLGLSGGIGYQLTSLTSLNSFDISNNNLGNQIPYNLPPNLQRLNIAGCGFSGSLPYSISLMKPLKYLNAAHNQLNGELTDMFGNLPSLSTLDLSFNTLTGNLPQSFSSLSSANDMYLQNNQFTGTIDVLADLPLKNLNVANNKFSGWVPSRLKNINLQKDGNSWNSGNAPPPPPGSPASGSGNRNRQPSGNGNPSTSNSGNGGKKSGVSGGAIAGIVISILVVGAVIAFFLVKKRSRKSRTDIEKTENQPFAPLVQPQGVQELKSVQASSTANTKAFEIPSTINLKPPPMERHKSFDDDDYTATAKPVVPKKVSIAPTNATSYSIADLQIATDSFSADNLVGEGSTGRVFRAQFEDGKVVAVKKINSSALPGRLSEDFIDIVSDVSRLRHPNVTELVGYCTEHGQHLLVYEFLKNGSLYDFLHLSDEYSKPLTWNSRVKIALGAARALEYLHEVCSPSIVHKNIKSGNILLDSELNPHLSDCGLASLVPNADQELDNNGGSGYSAPEVSMSGQYTIKSDVYGFGVTMLELLTGRKPFDSSRTRSEQSLVRWATPQLHDIDALAKMVDPALKGLYPVKSLSRFADVIALCVQPEPEFRPPMSEVVQALVRLVQRANMSKRTVGNDRSDNSQDAQEFEG
- the LOC111915317 gene encoding 26S proteasome regulatory subunit 7 homolog A, which codes for MPTDIEDEIKDEKNPRPLDEDDIALLKTYGLGPYSNSIKKAEKDVKEMSKRINDLCGIKESDTGLAAPSQWDLVSDKQMMQEEQPLQVARCTKIINPNTEDAKYVINVKQIAKFVVGLGDKVSPTDIEEGMRVGVDRNKYQIQIPLPPKIDPSVTMMTVEEKPDVTYNDVGGCKEQIEKMREVVELPMLHPEKFVKLGIDPPKGVLCYGPPGTGKTLLARAVANRTDACFIRVIGSELVQKYVGEGARMVRELFQMARSKKACIVFFDEVDAIGGARFDDGAGGDNEVQRTMLEIVNQLDGFDARGNIKVLMATNRPDTLDPALLRPGRLDRKVEFGLPDMESRTQIFKIHTRTMNCERDVRFELLARLCPNSTGADIRSVCTEAGMYAIRARRKTVTEKDFLDAVNKVIKGYQKFSATPKYMVYN
- the LOC111915318 gene encoding O-fucosyltransferase 36 is translated as MDRESSDDEEDRRHLIHQNDTIPKSPRPSTFQIDEDDHHQFKSPRHSSQSNNVRNLIFNKRYIFAITLPLLIIFIYFTADFKSLFRTNPSSDSFQTGAVASNLMRESELRALYLLKQQQSGLIDLWNRTSMPNLNSTSVSTSSNSIQDLRSALIDQISLNKKIQQALLSSHQFGNWLDSNDHNVTDPTLSGLTTCRKVDQRLSQRRTIEWKPKQDKYLFAICTSGQMSNHLICLEKHMFFAAVLNRILIIPSSKVDYEFNRVLDIDHINKCLGKEVVITFEEFSDRKKNHMHIDKVLCYFSSPQPCYVDDEHVKKLKAIGVSMSELKTVWTEDVKKPTDRTKQEVIEKFSTNDDVLAIGDVFFADVEKEWVMQPGGPIAHICQTLIEPSRVILLTAQRFIQTFLGDKFIALHFRRHGFLKFCNAKNPSCFFPIPQAAECITRLVERANIPVIYLSTDAAESETGLLQSLVTLNGKTVPLITRPPRNSAEKWDALLYRKKLDGDPQVEAMLDKTISALSGVFIGAPGSTFTEDIIRLRRGWGTASVCDEYLCEGELPNFIAGDE